Proteins from one Streptomyces genisteinicus genomic window:
- a CDS encoding type I polyketide synthase — protein sequence MTGDSEMTESIDQQEKLVRYLKKVAVELNDTRAQLEEVESRATEPLAIVGMSCRYPGGVTSAEDLWELVASGRDAITGLPTDRGWDLERLYDPDPDRSGTVYAQGGGFLEGIGEFDADFFGISPREALAMDPQQRLLLEATWEAFEDAGIDSASLRGSDTGVYCGLGVTDYSVAPEGSLAQVEGFQLTGGSASVSSGRISYLFGLEGPAVSVDTACSSSAVALHMAAQALRAGECSLALAGGVALMPGPFMLREFSRQRGLAVDGRCKAYAESADGTGFSDGLGLVVLERLSDARRNGRRILGLIRGTAINQDGASNGLTAPNGPSQERVIRRALENGGLRLSDVDAVEGHGTGTKLGDPIEAQALLATYGRDRAGEPLWLGSIKSNIGHTSAAAGVAGVIKMVMAMRHGMLPQTLHVDTPSSHVDWESGEVRLLTETRKWAAEDGRPRRAGISSFGVSGTNAHIIVEEAPAAEEPAPVERTVSGAPVPVVVSARTDAALTAQVERLRVQVLARPELSLLDTAYSLVTSRALLERRAVVVASDREELLARLGDVAAGEPGVGGKSAFLFTGQGSQRRGMGLELASRFPVFEQALSEACAELDPRLGRSLRELLAADGEVLNATEITQAALFAVEVALFRLAESLSIRPDFLIGHSVGEIAAAHVAGVLSLADAAELVVARGRLMGGLPAGGAMVAVQAAEAEVAASLTGFEGRLEIAAVNGPLAVVVSGDADAADEWLPAWEGRKTSRLRVSHAFHSPRMEPMLDEFRTIAEGLTYDMPTIPVVSNVTGEVVAGFDAEYWVRHVRQAVRFADGVATLWDLGVRRFLELGPDAVLTAMARQCVEDQDAEAAFIPALRAKHPESETFAAFLGRAHTSGAGVDWDAYYTGTGARRVDLPTYAFQRENYWLMPSAGAGDVAAAGLDRVEHPVLAAAVQFGDRDEWVFTGRISGESQPWVLDHVVLGAVIVPGTAWVELASVVGRRVGAPVVDELVMEAPLLLEEGAAAQLRVTVGPAGDDGSREVAVFARPENSETTDGTGSNGADERAEPVCHARGRLAAEDTAAAPWVPSEWPPTGGAVMTADALYAGMAELGFDYGPLFQGVRTAWKVAGDSYAEVALPGDTGGEDFGIHPALFDASLHAGLPQDGPRDTAVLPFSWSGVRTGRRGLSRVRVRMRRVDETAFGLDVVSESGEPVLSLERLDLRPVDPAQLERLRHGGRQTVHRLDWVPVATGEARSARVAVLGGAAATGERFTDLAALERTLAGGGRAPELVVTAIDTPEDADPTATAARTAAAAALTAVQEWLASEWLGDARLVVLTRGAVAVRDGESPGIAQAAVWGLLRSAQSEHPDRILLVDLAPDAPFPGRGLLPEADPAPAPDGDGPDWGALLETGEPQLAVRDGEVFAPRLGTAPSVADDAWRLAVTRKGSLDGVEITPGDARRPLAAGEVRLSVRAAGVNFRDVLIALGLYPQDAPLGAEAAGVVLETGADVTGLAPGDRVFGIVTDSFGPVAVAHAGLLARMPEAWTFTEAASVPVAYATALYGLVDRGGLRAGERVLVHAAAGGVGTAAVQIARHLGAEVFATAGPSKWDAVRGAGVAADHLASSREPGFADAFLDVTGGAGVDVVLNSLAGDFTDASLSLLPRGGRFVEMGKTDIRDADEVAARWPGVAYGAFDLWEAGPERLGELLREIVSLFRDGVLALAPIRTWDVRQGREALRYLREGRNTGKLVLTVPAPLGSHGTVVVTGGTGGLGALFARHLATAYGARRLLLLSRSGPAAEGAAGLVAELAESGCEARVVACDVSDRDQLAAALGALEHPVTAVVHTAGVLDDGVVESLTPERVASVMRPKLDAAWHLHELTAGADLSAFVVFSSVASLMGSPGQANYAAANASLDALAAVRRAAGLPAVSLAWGLWSEAAGMAASLDEAELARLERMGMKALTAESGLALFDQALGADAPVVVPVLLETAALRSQARAGMLPPLLRGLVRLPAARGDDAGSAALARRLAEAPEADRERIVLELVQAQVASVLGHASAASVDPERAFKDLGFDSLSAVELRNRLTRATGVRLPATVVFDHPSPAAVARHLLPELAPDGAAVPRSEDEEIRALLASIPVDRLRKAGLLTTLRDLADGDPPAPGAEEAEATSFDDMDAEALIRMAQEDLA from the coding sequence GTGACGGGGGACTCGGAAATGACGGAGAGTATCGATCAGCAGGAGAAGCTCGTCCGCTACCTGAAGAAGGTCGCGGTCGAACTGAACGACACCAGGGCACAGCTCGAAGAGGTCGAGTCCCGTGCCACCGAACCGCTGGCGATCGTCGGCATGAGCTGCCGCTACCCGGGCGGGGTGACCTCGGCGGAGGACCTGTGGGAGCTGGTCGCCTCCGGTCGTGACGCCATCACCGGACTGCCCACCGACCGGGGCTGGGACCTGGAGCGTCTCTACGACCCGGACCCCGACCGCAGCGGGACGGTCTACGCCCAGGGCGGTGGCTTCCTGGAGGGCATCGGCGAGTTCGACGCCGACTTCTTCGGGATCAGCCCGCGCGAGGCGCTGGCCATGGACCCGCAGCAGCGGCTGCTGCTGGAGGCGACCTGGGAGGCGTTCGAGGACGCGGGCATCGACTCGGCCTCGCTGCGCGGCAGCGACACCGGCGTCTACTGCGGCCTGGGCGTGACCGACTACAGCGTGGCACCCGAGGGCAGCCTCGCGCAGGTCGAGGGCTTCCAGCTCACCGGCGGCTCGGCCAGCGTCTCCTCCGGACGCATCTCCTACCTGTTCGGCCTGGAGGGCCCGGCGGTCTCCGTCGACACGGCGTGCTCCTCGTCGGCCGTCGCCCTGCACATGGCCGCGCAGGCCCTGCGGGCCGGCGAGTGCTCCCTCGCCCTCGCGGGCGGTGTGGCGCTGATGCCGGGGCCGTTCATGCTGCGCGAGTTCAGCCGTCAGCGCGGCCTCGCCGTCGACGGCCGGTGCAAGGCGTACGCGGAGTCCGCCGACGGCACGGGCTTCTCCGACGGTCTCGGTCTGGTCGTCCTGGAGCGCCTGTCCGACGCCCGCCGCAACGGCCGGCGCATCCTCGGCCTGATCCGTGGCACCGCGATCAACCAGGACGGCGCCTCCAACGGCCTCACCGCCCCCAACGGCCCCTCGCAGGAACGGGTCATCCGCCGGGCCCTGGAGAACGGCGGGCTGCGCCTCTCCGACGTGGACGCCGTCGAGGGCCACGGCACGGGCACCAAGCTCGGCGACCCGATCGAGGCGCAGGCGCTGCTCGCCACCTACGGCCGCGACCGTGCGGGCGAGCCGCTGTGGCTCGGCTCCATCAAGTCGAACATCGGCCACACCTCTGCGGCCGCCGGAGTCGCCGGTGTGATCAAGATGGTGATGGCGATGCGGCACGGGATGCTGCCGCAGACCCTGCACGTCGATACACCCTCCTCGCACGTGGACTGGGAGTCGGGCGAGGTCCGGCTGCTGACCGAGACCCGCAAGTGGGCCGCCGAGGACGGCCGTCCGCGGCGTGCGGGCATCTCCTCGTTCGGTGTGAGCGGCACCAACGCGCACATCATCGTGGAGGAGGCGCCGGCCGCCGAGGAGCCCGCCCCGGTGGAGCGGACGGTGTCCGGTGCGCCGGTGCCGGTCGTGGTCTCCGCCCGTACGGATGCGGCGCTCACGGCGCAGGTGGAGCGGCTGCGTGTCCAGGTGCTGGCGCGTCCGGAGCTGTCCCTGCTCGACACCGCGTACTCCCTGGTGACGTCGCGTGCGCTGCTGGAGCGGCGTGCCGTGGTGGTCGCCTCGGACCGTGAGGAGCTGCTGGCGCGGCTCGGTGACGTGGCTGCGGGTGAGCCGGGCGTCGGGGGCAAGTCGGCGTTCCTGTTCACAGGGCAGGGGTCCCAGCGTCGGGGGATGGGGCTTGAACTGGCCTCTCGGTTCCCGGTGTTCGAGCAGGCGCTCAGCGAGGCGTGTGCGGAGCTTGACCCGCGGTTGGGGCGTTCGCTCCGGGAGTTGCTGGCCGCAGACGGTGAGGTGCTGAACGCGACGGAGATCACGCAGGCGGCGCTGTTCGCGGTCGAGGTGGCGCTGTTCCGTCTGGCGGAGTCGTTGTCGATCCGGCCCGACTTCCTGATCGGTCATTCGGTGGGTGAGATCGCTGCCGCGCACGTGGCCGGAGTGCTCTCCCTCGCGGACGCCGCCGAACTGGTCGTGGCACGTGGCCGGTTGATGGGTGGGCTGCCTGCGGGTGGTGCGATGGTGGCGGTGCAGGCCGCCGAGGCCGAGGTGGCCGCTTCCCTGACGGGCTTCGAGGGCCGGTTGGAGATCGCGGCGGTCAACGGGCCGCTCGCGGTCGTCGTCTCCGGCGACGCGGACGCTGCCGACGAATGGCTGCCCGCCTGGGAGGGACGCAAGACGTCCCGGCTGCGCGTCTCGCACGCGTTCCACTCGCCCCGCATGGAGCCGATGCTGGACGAGTTCCGCACCATCGCGGAGGGCCTGACGTACGACATGCCCACCATCCCCGTCGTCTCCAACGTCACGGGCGAGGTCGTCGCCGGCTTCGACGCCGAGTACTGGGTGCGGCATGTCCGCCAGGCCGTCCGCTTCGCCGACGGTGTCGCCACCCTCTGGGACCTGGGTGTCCGCCGGTTCCTGGAGCTGGGACCTGACGCGGTGCTCACCGCGATGGCCCGCCAGTGCGTCGAGGACCAGGACGCCGAGGCCGCCTTCATCCCCGCCCTGCGCGCCAAGCACCCCGAGTCGGAGACGTTCGCCGCGTTCCTGGGCCGGGCCCACACCTCCGGTGCGGGCGTCGACTGGGACGCGTACTACACGGGTACCGGCGCCCGTCGCGTCGACCTGCCCACCTACGCCTTCCAGCGGGAGAACTACTGGCTGATGCCGTCCGCCGGAGCCGGTGACGTGGCCGCCGCGGGGCTGGACCGGGTCGAACACCCCGTCCTCGCCGCCGCCGTGCAGTTCGGCGACCGGGACGAGTGGGTGTTCACGGGGCGGATCTCCGGCGAGAGCCAGCCGTGGGTGCTCGACCACGTCGTCCTCGGTGCGGTGATCGTGCCGGGCACCGCCTGGGTGGAGCTGGCGTCCGTCGTCGGCCGGCGGGTCGGCGCGCCCGTCGTGGACGAGCTGGTGATGGAGGCGCCGCTGCTGCTGGAGGAGGGTGCCGCCGCCCAACTGCGGGTCACGGTCGGCCCCGCGGGTGACGACGGCAGCCGCGAGGTGGCGGTCTTCGCCCGCCCCGAGAACAGCGAGACCACCGACGGCACCGGGAGTAACGGCGCCGACGAGCGGGCCGAGCCGGTCTGCCACGCCCGCGGCCGGCTGGCCGCGGAGGACACCGCGGCCGCGCCGTGGGTGCCGTCCGAGTGGCCGCCCACCGGCGGTGCCGTGATGACCGCCGACGCGCTCTACGCGGGCATGGCGGAGCTCGGCTTCGACTACGGGCCCCTCTTCCAGGGGGTGCGGACGGCGTGGAAGGTGGCCGGGGACTCCTACGCGGAGGTCGCCCTGCCCGGTGACACCGGGGGCGAGGACTTCGGGATCCACCCCGCCCTGTTCGATGCCTCCCTGCACGCAGGTCTGCCGCAGGACGGGCCCCGGGACACGGCGGTTCTGCCGTTCTCCTGGTCCGGGGTGCGCACCGGGCGGCGCGGTCTGTCCCGGGTGCGGGTGCGGATGCGCCGCGTCGACGAGACGGCCTTCGGCCTCGACGTGGTCTCCGAGTCGGGCGAGCCGGTGCTGAGCCTGGAGCGGCTGGACCTGCGTCCGGTCGACCCGGCGCAGCTGGAACGGCTGCGGCACGGCGGCCGGCAGACCGTGCACCGGCTGGACTGGGTTCCCGTCGCGACGGGCGAGGCACGGTCCGCGCGGGTCGCGGTGCTCGGCGGGGCGGCCGCGACGGGTGAGCGGTTCACCGACCTGGCCGCGCTGGAACGGACCCTCGCCGGCGGGGGCCGGGCGCCCGAACTGGTGGTGACCGCGATCGACACCCCCGAGGACGCCGACCCGACCGCCACCGCCGCCCGCACGGCCGCCGCCGCGGCGCTGACCGCCGTGCAGGAGTGGCTGGCGAGCGAGTGGCTGGGCGACGCCCGGCTGGTCGTCCTCACCCGCGGCGCGGTCGCCGTCCGCGACGGCGAGTCGCCCGGCATCGCGCAGGCCGCCGTGTGGGGGCTGCTGCGCAGCGCCCAGTCCGAGCACCCGGACCGGATCCTGCTGGTCGACCTCGCCCCCGACGCCCCCTTCCCCGGCCGCGGCCTGCTCCCCGAGGCCGACCCCGCCCCCGCCCCCGACGGCGACGGGCCGGACTGGGGCGCGCTCCTGGAGACGGGCGAACCGCAGCTCGCCGTGCGGGACGGCGAGGTGTTCGCGCCGCGCCTGGGCACCGCTCCGTCCGTCGCCGACGACGCGTGGCGGCTGGCGGTCACCCGCAAGGGCTCCCTGGACGGCGTGGAGATCACGCCGGGTGACGCCCGCCGTCCGCTCGCCGCCGGCGAGGTGCGGCTCTCGGTCCGCGCCGCGGGCGTCAACTTCCGTGACGTGCTGATCGCGCTCGGCCTGTACCCGCAGGACGCGCCCCTGGGCGCGGAGGCGGCCGGTGTGGTGCTGGAGACCGGGGCGGACGTCACCGGTCTCGCGCCCGGCGACCGGGTCTTCGGCATCGTGACGGACTCCTTCGGCCCGGTGGCCGTCGCCCACGCGGGGCTGCTCGCCCGGATGCCCGAGGCGTGGACGTTCACCGAGGCGGCGTCGGTGCCGGTGGCGTACGCGACCGCCCTGTACGGGCTGGTGGACCGGGGCGGACTGCGCGCCGGCGAGCGGGTGCTGGTGCACGCCGCGGCCGGCGGGGTGGGCACGGCGGCCGTGCAGATCGCCCGGCACCTCGGCGCCGAGGTGTTCGCGACGGCCGGCCCGTCCAAATGGGACGCCGTCCGCGGTGCCGGTGTCGCCGCAGACCACCTCGCGTCCTCCCGGGAACCCGGCTTCGCCGACGCCTTCCTGGACGTCACCGGCGGCGCCGGTGTCGATGTGGTGCTGAACTCCCTCGCGGGCGACTTCACCGACGCCTCGCTGTCCCTGCTGCCGCGCGGCGGCCGGTTCGTCGAGATGGGCAAGACCGACATCCGCGACGCGGACGAGGTCGCGGCCCGGTGGCCCGGCGTCGCGTACGGGGCGTTCGACCTGTGGGAGGCCGGTCCGGAGCGCCTCGGCGAGCTGCTGCGGGAGATCGTCTCGCTGTTCCGGGACGGCGTCCTCGCCCTCGCCCCGATCCGGACGTGGGACGTGCGGCAGGGCCGGGAGGCGCTGCGGTACCTGCGGGAGGGCCGGAACACCGGCAAGCTCGTGCTCACCGTGCCCGCGCCGCTCGGCTCGCACGGCACCGTGGTCGTCACCGGCGGTACCGGCGGCCTGGGCGCGCTGTTCGCCCGCCACCTGGCCACCGCGTACGGCGCACGGCGTCTGCTGCTGCTCAGCCGCAGCGGCCCGGCCGCCGAGGGCGCGGCCGGACTCGTCGCCGAACTGGCCGAGTCCGGCTGCGAGGCCCGAGTCGTGGCGTGCGACGTCTCCGACCGTGACCAGCTCGCCGCAGCGCTCGGCGCCCTGGAGCATCCCGTGACGGCCGTGGTCCACACGGCCGGTGTGCTGGACGACGGTGTCGTCGAGTCCCTGACACCGGAGCGCGTCGCGTCCGTCATGCGGCCGAAGCTGGACGCGGCGTGGCATCTGCACGAGCTGACCGCCGGGGCGGACCTGTCCGCGTTCGTGGTCTTCTCGTCGGTGGCGTCGCTGATGGGCAGCCCCGGGCAGGCGAACTACGCGGCGGCCAACGCCTCGCTGGACGCCCTGGCCGCGGTCCGCAGGGCCGCCGGCCTGCCCGCCGTCTCCCTCGCCTGGGGCCTGTGGTCCGAGGCCGCGGGCATGGCCGCCTCCCTCGACGAGGCCGAGCTGGCCCGTCTGGAGCGGATGGGCATGAAGGCGCTCACCGCCGAGTCCGGCCTCGCGCTGTTCGACCAGGCGCTCGGCGCGGACGCCCCGGTGGTCGTCCCGGTACTGCTGGAGACGGCGGCGCTGCGCTCCCAGGCACGGGCCGGGATGCTCCCGCCGCTGCTGCGGGGCCTGGTGCGGCTGCCGGCCGCCCGGGGCGACGACGCCGGTTCCGCGGCGCTCGCCCGGCGGCTGGCCGAGGCGCCGGAGGCGGACCGGGAACGGATCGTCCTCGAACTGGTGCAGGCGCAGGTCGCGTCGGTGCTCGGCCACGCGTCCGCCGCCTCGGTCGACCCGGAACGGGCGTTCAAGGACCTCGGCTTCGACTCGCTGAGCGCGGTCGAGCTCCGCAACCGGCTCACCCGCGCCACGGGGGTGCGGCTGCCGGCCACCGTGGTGTTCGACCACCCCAGCCCCGCGGCCGTCGCCCGTCACCTGCTGCCGGAACTCGCACCGGACGGCGCCGCGGTGCCGCGGTCCGAGGACGAGGAGATCCGCGCACTGCTCGCGTCGATCCCCGTCGACCGGCTGCGCAAGGCAGGGCTGCTCACCACGCTCCGTGATCTGGCCGACGGCGATCCGCCCGCCCCGGGCGCCGAGGAGGCGGAGGCCACCTCCTTCGACGACATGGACGCGGAGGCCCTGATCCGGATGGCGCAGGAGGACCTCGCATGA